The following nucleotide sequence is from Streptomyces sp. HUAS CB01.
GCGCCGCTGCCCGGAGTCGACGTCATGATCCGGCACAACCCGTTCGGTCCCGGCGACGACGCCGTCTGCCTCGCGGGGCTCACCGCCCCACGGCCCTGGCCGGGCCGTGCGGGCACGCACTCGCGTCTCGCCGAGGTCGTCGGCGGGCTCGCCGCCCGCACGGGCCGTCCCACCGGCGCCGTCGCCGCCGAGTGGTTCCTGCGCTACCTCGACCAGGTCGTGCGCCCGGTGCTGTGGCTGGACGCCACGGCCGGTGTCGCCCTGGAGGCGCACCAGCAGAACACGCTGGTGATCCTCGATCCGCAGGGGTGGCCCGCCGGCGGCCGCTACCGCGACAACCAGGGCTACTACTTCCGCGCGTCGCGCCGTGCCGAGCTCGAGCGCCGTCTTCCCGGCATCGGCACCGTCAGCGACACCTTCGTCGACGACGCCGTCACGGACGAACGCTTCGCGTACTACCTCGGCATCAACAACGTCCTCGGTCTCATCGGCGCCTTCGGATCCCAGAGGCTCGCCGACGAGCGCGTCCTCGTCGCCGGCTTCCGCCGCTTCCTCGGCTCCGTCCGTGACCTCGGCTCACCGCTCCCGGCGCAGCTCCTGGAGAACCCGACCCTGCGCTGCAAGGCGAACCTCCTCACCCGGCTCCACGGCCTCGACGAACTCGTCGGCCCGGTCGACACCCAGTCCGTCTACGTCACCATCACCAACCCCCTCCGACCCTGAAGGAAATCCGCTCCGAAGGACCTCGGCGTCCCGAGGAACCGCCCGACCGGGACCGGCACCCCGAAGACCGACCTGTCCGAACTGCTGAGAGGAGAGCGCCACCCATGCCTCCCGCCGACGCGAGCGCCGACACGGACGGCGCCTCCACCCCCTCCACCGGAGGCGGCGTGGAGGACACCCTCGAACTGCGGCTGCCCGACGAACTGGCGGCGCTCTTCGGACAGGACCAGCAATCCGGTCTCCCGACGCCGGCGGACCAGGAAACCCCGAGTGCGACGCCACGCGCAGGCGCCGACGGCACGGACCTCGACCGTATGCCGCTCCCCGGCGAGGACCTGCTCGACGCCCTCGCCGACTGGGGCGCCGTGGCCACCCCGATCGGCTCCTTCCAGCTCGTGCCCGTCCGGATCGAGCGCGATCTGCCGTTGATCAGCCGCTGGATGAACGACCCCGCCGTCGCGGCCTTCTGGGAGCTGGCCGGACCGGAATCCGTCACCGAGGCCCACCTCGGCAGCCAGCTGACGGGGGACGGCCGCAGCGTCCCCTGCCTCGGCGTGCTCGACGGCGCGCCCATGGGCTACTTCGAGATCTACCGCGCCGACCTCGACCCCCTGGCCCGCCACTACCCGGCCCGGCCCCATGACACCGGCATCCACCTCCTCGTCGGGGGTGTCGCCGACCGCGGCCGCGGTGTCGGCACCACCCTGCTCAGAGCCACGGCCGATCACGTGCTCGACCACCGCCCCCGCTGCGGACGCGTCATCGCCGAGCCCGACCTGCGCAACACCCCCTCCGTCTCCGCGTTCCTCAGTGCCGGCTTCCGCTTCTCCGCGGAAGTCGACCTCCCCGACAAGCGAGCCGCCCTCATGGTCCGTGACAGAGCGCTGAGCAAAGTGCTGTGAACGACCCGCTGCCTTACATACACCGCTC
It contains:
- a CDS encoding GNAT family N-acetyltransferase, with product MPPADASADTDGASTPSTGGGVEDTLELRLPDELAALFGQDQQSGLPTPADQETPSATPRAGADGTDLDRMPLPGEDLLDALADWGAVATPIGSFQLVPVRIERDLPLISRWMNDPAVAAFWELAGPESVTEAHLGSQLTGDGRSVPCLGVLDGAPMGYFEIYRADLDPLARHYPARPHDTGIHLLVGGVADRGRGVGTTLLRATADHVLDHRPRCGRVIAEPDLRNTPSVSAFLSAGFRFSAEVDLPDKRAALMVRDRALSKVL